The Cucurbita pepo subsp. pepo cultivar mu-cu-16 chromosome LG08, ASM280686v2, whole genome shotgun sequence genome contains a region encoding:
- the LOC111799898 gene encoding protein CURVATURE THYLAKOID 1A, chloroplastic-like produces MAATASPTAATAVLRPSLAAPQPTRRSAMPLLPPRLGSPSFPTSLKISLESRRSSLLQTRASSSEESSAADASELFTDLKEKWDALENKSTVLLYGGGAIVAVWLSSILVGAVNSVPLLPKILELVGLGYTGWFVYRYLLFKSSRKELADDIEALKKKIAGAE; encoded by the exons ATGGCAGCCACGGCCTCTCCCACAGCGGCCACCGCCGTTCTGAGACCTTCTCTGGCTGCTCCGCAACCCACTCGCCGCTCCGCCATGCCGCTCCTCCCACCTCGACTCGGCTCCCCTTCTTTCCCCACTTCCCTCAAAATCTCCTTAG AGTCTCGTAGATCGTCTCTGCTTCAAACCCGAGCCTCATCTTCAGAAGAATCATCTGCTGCTGATGCTTCTGAGCTCTTTACAGACTTGAAAGAAAAG TGGGATGCCCTTGAGAACAAATCTACGGTACTTCTCTATGGAGGTGGGGCGATTGTTGCTGTATggctttcttcaattcttgtTGGTGCAGTCAACTCAGTTCCATTG CTTCCGAAGATCCTGGAGTTGGTAGGACTTGGATATACAGGGTGGTTCGTGTACCGATATCTACTCTTCAAG TCTAGCAGAAAGGAGCTAGCTGATGACATTGaagcattgaagaagaagattgctGGAGCAGAATAA
- the LOC111799897 gene encoding BTB/POZ domain-containing protein POB1-like isoform X2 produces MDDGIPCDNLDDEPAQMIEELHSGDEAANGDESSWGMDCSTVIKVKTLHISSPILAAKSPFFYKLFSNGMRESEQRNVTLRINASEEAALMELLNFMYSNTLSCSTALSLLDVLMAADKFEVASCMRYCSRLLRNLPMTPESALLYLELPSSVLMAEAVQPLTDAAKQYLAVRYKDITKYQDEVMALPLAGVEAILCSDDLQVASEDAVYDFILKWARAQYSRLEERREVLGARLARYIRFPFMTCRKLKKVLTCNDFDHEVACKLVLEALFFKAEAPHRQRIIAADESASSNRRFFIERAYKYRPVKVVEFDCPRQQCVVYLDLKREECTNLFPSGRVYSQAFHLGGQGFFLSAHCNMDQQSSFHCFGLFLGMQEKGSVSFAVDYEFAARSKPTEEFVSKYKGNYTFTGGKAVGYRNLFAIPWTSFMAEDSLYFINGVLHLRAELTIRP; encoded by the exons ATGGATGATGGCATACCTTGTGACAATCTAGATGATGAACCTGCTCAAATGATTGAAGAGCTACATTCAG GTGATGAAGCTGCAAATGGCGATGAATCAAGCTGGGGGATGGATTGTTCTACTGTTATTAAAGTCAAAACGTTGCATATCAGCTCTCCAATTTTGGCTGCTAAAAGCCCTTTTTTCTACAAG CTTTTCTCTAATGGGATGAGGGAGTCTGAACAGCGGAATGTGACCTTACGAATCAATGCCTCAG AGGAAGCTGCACTAATGGAGTTGCTGAATTTTATGTATAGCAATACCCTATCTTGTAGCACTGCTTTGTCTTTGCTCGATGTGCTTATGGCCGCCGACAAGTTTGAGGTTGCTTCATGCATGAGGTATTGCAGCAGacttttaagaaatttacCCATGACGCCTGAGTCTGCATTGCTATATCTAGAGCTTCCATCCAGTGTCTTAATGGCTGAAGCAGTCCAACCATTGACTGATGCAGCAAAGCAGTATCTTGCTGTTCGCTACAAGGACATAACCAA GTACCAGGATGAGGTTATGGCTTTGCCTCTTGCAGGAGTGGAGGCAATATTGTGTAGTGACGATCTACAGGTTGCATCAGAGGATGCAGTATACGATTTCATCTTGAAGTGGGCTAGAGCTCAGTATTCAAGGTTGGAGGAGAGGCGAGAAGTGCTGGGGGCCAGACTTGCACGTTATATTCGATTCCCCTTTATGACTTGTCGAAAGCTTAAGAAAGTTCTGACCTGCAATGACTTCGACCATGAGGTTGCTTGCAAACTTGTGCTTGAGGCCCTTTTCTTCAAGGCGGAGGCCCCTCACCGGCAGAGAATCATAGCTGCGGATGAGTCGGCTTCCTCAAACCGCCGATTCTTTATTGAGAGAGCATACAAATACCGTCCAGTCAAGGTTGTTGAGTTTGATTGCCCTCGGCAGCAGTGTGTAGTATACCTGGACCTAAAGCGGGAAGAATGTACAAATTTGTTTCCGTCTGGGAGAGTGTATTCTCAGGCATTCCACTTGGGTGGACaaggatttttcctttcagctCATTGCAACATGGACCAGCAGAGctcatttcattgttttgggcttttcttggGAATGCAGGAAAAAGGATCAGTATCTTTTGCAGTAGACTATGAATTTGCTGCAAGATCAAAGCCTACAGAGGAGTTCGTTAGCAAATATAAGGGCAATTACACATTCACGGGAGGCAAGGCTGTTGGCTATAGAAACTTGTTTGCAATACCATGGACTTCTTTCATGGCCGAAGATAGTCTATACTTCATAAATGGAGTCCTCCATCTTAGAGCTGAACTTACCATCAGGCCCTGA
- the LOC111799897 gene encoding BTB/POZ domain-containing protein POB1-like isoform X1 — protein sequence MKDLNSDVFDPTAGMDSDYSRASCSSPSDADFGFAFNDSNFSDRLLRIEIMGEPEEARPDSVGCTSILDWARRKRRREDCKKDNVVDLNGCPEEQVLNGSHPDMDDGIPCDNLDDEPAQMIEELHSGDEAANGDESSWGMDCSTVIKVKTLHISSPILAAKSPFFYKLFSNGMRESEQRNVTLRINASEEAALMELLNFMYSNTLSCSTALSLLDVLMAADKFEVASCMRYCSRLLRNLPMTPESALLYLELPSSVLMAEAVQPLTDAAKQYLAVRYKDITKYQDEVMALPLAGVEAILCSDDLQVASEDAVYDFILKWARAQYSRLEERREVLGARLARYIRFPFMTCRKLKKVLTCNDFDHEVACKLVLEALFFKAEAPHRQRIIAADESASSNRRFFIERAYKYRPVKVVEFDCPRQQCVVYLDLKREECTNLFPSGRVYSQAFHLGGQGFFLSAHCNMDQQSSFHCFGLFLGMQEKGSVSFAVDYEFAARSKPTEEFVSKYKGNYTFTGGKAVGYRNLFAIPWTSFMAEDSLYFINGVLHLRAELTIRP from the exons ATGAAGGATTTGAATTCGGATGTTTTTGACCCAACGGCTGGGATGGATTCGGATTATTCGCgtgcttcttgttcttcaccaTCCGACGCGGATTTTGGATTCGCTTTTAACGATAGTAATTTCTCTGATCGGTTGCTTCGGATTGAGATTATGGGGGAACCGGAGGAGGCCCGTCCAGATTCTGTGGGATGTACGAGCATCCTCGATTGGGCTCGACGGAAGAGACGGAGAGAAGATTGCAAGAAGGATAACg TTGTCGATCTAAATGGATGCCCTGAGGAGCAAGTCTTAAATGGAAGCCATCCTGATATGGATGATGGCATACCTTGTGACAATCTAGATGATGAACCTGCTCAAATGATTGAAGAGCTACATTCAG GTGATGAAGCTGCAAATGGCGATGAATCAAGCTGGGGGATGGATTGTTCTACTGTTATTAAAGTCAAAACGTTGCATATCAGCTCTCCAATTTTGGCTGCTAAAAGCCCTTTTTTCTACAAG CTTTTCTCTAATGGGATGAGGGAGTCTGAACAGCGGAATGTGACCTTACGAATCAATGCCTCAG AGGAAGCTGCACTAATGGAGTTGCTGAATTTTATGTATAGCAATACCCTATCTTGTAGCACTGCTTTGTCTTTGCTCGATGTGCTTATGGCCGCCGACAAGTTTGAGGTTGCTTCATGCATGAGGTATTGCAGCAGacttttaagaaatttacCCATGACGCCTGAGTCTGCATTGCTATATCTAGAGCTTCCATCCAGTGTCTTAATGGCTGAAGCAGTCCAACCATTGACTGATGCAGCAAAGCAGTATCTTGCTGTTCGCTACAAGGACATAACCAA GTACCAGGATGAGGTTATGGCTTTGCCTCTTGCAGGAGTGGAGGCAATATTGTGTAGTGACGATCTACAGGTTGCATCAGAGGATGCAGTATACGATTTCATCTTGAAGTGGGCTAGAGCTCAGTATTCAAGGTTGGAGGAGAGGCGAGAAGTGCTGGGGGCCAGACTTGCACGTTATATTCGATTCCCCTTTATGACTTGTCGAAAGCTTAAGAAAGTTCTGACCTGCAATGACTTCGACCATGAGGTTGCTTGCAAACTTGTGCTTGAGGCCCTTTTCTTCAAGGCGGAGGCCCCTCACCGGCAGAGAATCATAGCTGCGGATGAGTCGGCTTCCTCAAACCGCCGATTCTTTATTGAGAGAGCATACAAATACCGTCCAGTCAAGGTTGTTGAGTTTGATTGCCCTCGGCAGCAGTGTGTAGTATACCTGGACCTAAAGCGGGAAGAATGTACAAATTTGTTTCCGTCTGGGAGAGTGTATTCTCAGGCATTCCACTTGGGTGGACaaggatttttcctttcagctCATTGCAACATGGACCAGCAGAGctcatttcattgttttgggcttttcttggGAATGCAGGAAAAAGGATCAGTATCTTTTGCAGTAGACTATGAATTTGCTGCAAGATCAAAGCCTACAGAGGAGTTCGTTAGCAAATATAAGGGCAATTACACATTCACGGGAGGCAAGGCTGTTGGCTATAGAAACTTGTTTGCAATACCATGGACTTCTTTCATGGCCGAAGATAGTCTATACTTCATAAATGGAGTCCTCCATCTTAGAGCTGAACTTACCATCAGGCCCTGA